A single region of the Ptychodera flava strain L36383 chromosome 9, AS_Pfla_20210202, whole genome shotgun sequence genome encodes:
- the LOC139140298 gene encoding transcription initiation factor TFIID subunit 8-like produces MTTTENSVLCASRRKALTTCMAALCFDNGYQAADKVTVETLTEIVQSYISELGRSARAYCELSGRTEPMLNDVAVALIEMGTDLAALTLFAKKSQRVIIQPQEQLRPPVNPRILQAGEKKPHPSHIADYLPSFPNPHTYIKTPTYRRPETDYQAIREKAASQRRDVERALTRFMAKTGETQSLFPDDNVSFPLIASKKPAIPYLDAVLPHQHEVADSEEQDDPSEQTDSDGRQTDSQDSEALTNKENREENPEASQSSQEGGGGTSDTAAASSQPSSEKTEAVIDNPYLRAVKKPKVRRKLKTNSAV; encoded by the exons ATGACTACGACAGAGAATTCGGTTCTGTGCGCTTCGAGACGAAAGGCTCTTACTACCTGTATGGCGGCGCTGTGCTTTGACAATGGGTATCAAGCAGCTGACAAAGTTACAGTCGAAACACTTACAGAGATCGTTCAAAGCT ACATTTCTGAGCTTGGCCGAAGTGCAAGAGCCTACTGTGAACTCTCAGGAAGAACAGAGCCTATGCTAAATGATGTTGCAGTTGCACTTATTGAAATGGGTACAGACCTGGCAGCACTCACACTCTTTGCAAAGAAATCACAGCGAGTCATTATCCAGCctc AAGAGCAGCTGAGACCTCCAGTTAATCCCCGAATCCTTCAGGCAGGAGAGAAGAAACCCCACCCCTCACACATCGCAGATTACTTGCCTTCATTTCCAAATCCCCACACATACATCAAGACACCT ACATACAGAAGACCAGAAACTGACTATCAGGCAATCAGAGAGAAGGCAGCATCTCAAAGAAGAGATGTAGAGAGAGCACTGACCAGATTCATGGCTAAAACTGGAGAAACCCAGTCACTCTTTCCAGATGATAACGTTAGCTTTCCGT TGATTGCAAGCAAAAAGCCAGCAATTCCATACCTAGATGCCGTGTTGCCACACCAACATGAAGTTGCCGACTCAGAGGAACAGGATGATCCCAGTGAACAGACGGATTCCGATGGCAGGCAGACAGACTCTCAAGACAGTGAAGCTCTGACCAACAAGGAAAACAGGGAAGAGAATCCAGAGGCTAGTCAGAGCAGTCAGGAAGGAGGAGGAGGGACTAGTGACACTGCCGCGGCATCATCACAACCATCAAGTGAAAAGACAGAGGCAGTCATTGATAACCCATACTTACGAGCTGTCAAGAAGCCAAAAGTTCGAAGGAAACTGAAAACAAATTCAGCTGTGTAA